A genomic region of Pseudomonas sp. MPC6 contains the following coding sequences:
- the acnB gene encoding bifunctional aconitate hydratase 2/2-methylisocitrate dehydratase produces MLEAYRKHIEERAALGIVPQPLNAEQTAGLVELLKNPPAGEEAFLVDLITNRVPPGVDEAAYVKAGFLSALAKGEATSPLLDKKRAVELLGTMQGGYNIVTLVNLLDDAELAPVAAEELKHTLLMFDAFHDVAEKAKNGNVHAQGVLQSWADGEWFKNRPVLADKISLRVFKVTGETNTDDLSPAPDAWSRPDIPLHALAMLKMARDGIVPDVQGAIGPMKQIEEMRNSGFPIAYVGDVVGTGSSRKSATNSVLWFFGDDVPFVPNKRAGGFCFGSKIAPIFYNTMEDAGALPIEFDVTNMNMGDVIDLYPHAGKVCKHGTDEVLTTFEMKTPVLLDEVRAGGRIPLIIGRGLTDKARAELGLPAFDLFKKPDAPIESTKGFTLAQKMVGKACGVEGVRPGTYCEPKMTTVGSQDTTGPMTRDELKDLACLGFSADLVMQSFCHTAAYPKPIDVTTHHTLPDFMMTRGGVSLRPGDGIIHSWLNRMLLPDTVGTGGDSHTRFPMGISFPAGSGLVAFAAATGVMPLDMPESILVRFKGKMQPGVTLRDLVHAIPYFAIQAGLLTVEKKGKKNAFSGRILEIEGLDNLSIEQAFELSDASAERSAAGCTIKLSKESITEYLSSNITLLRWMIGEGYGDARTLERRAQAMEAWIANPELMVADADAEYAEIIEIDLADIKEPVLCAPNDPDDARLLSSVAGEKIDEVFIGSCMTNIGHFRAAGKLLEQVKGQLPTRLWLSPPTKMDAHQLTEEGYYGIYGKAGARMEMPGCSLCMGNQARVEPNSTVVSTSTRNFPNRLGDGANVYLASAELASVASILGRLPTVEEYMEYAGKIDSMAADVYRYLSFDQIAEFREAAANANIPVVQA; encoded by the coding sequence GTGCTTGAAGCCTACCGCAAACATATCGAAGAGCGTGCAGCACTGGGTATCGTTCCCCAGCCGCTTAACGCCGAACAAACTGCAGGCCTGGTCGAGCTGCTGAAGAATCCCCCGGCTGGCGAAGAAGCTTTCCTGGTTGACCTGATCACCAATCGCGTTCCGCCTGGCGTGGACGAAGCAGCCTATGTAAAGGCCGGCTTCCTGTCTGCACTGGCCAAAGGCGAAGCCACCTCCCCTCTGCTCGACAAGAAACGCGCTGTTGAACTGCTCGGCACCATGCAAGGCGGCTACAACATCGTGACCCTGGTCAACCTGCTGGACGACGCCGAACTGGCGCCAGTAGCGGCCGAAGAACTCAAGCACACCCTGCTGATGTTCGACGCTTTCCACGACGTGGCGGAAAAAGCCAAGAACGGTAACGTTCACGCCCAAGGCGTACTGCAATCCTGGGCTGACGGCGAGTGGTTCAAGAACCGCCCGGTGCTGGCCGACAAGATCAGCCTGCGGGTGTTCAAGGTCACCGGCGAAACCAACACCGACGACCTGTCCCCTGCCCCGGATGCCTGGTCCCGCCCGGACATCCCGCTGCACGCCCTGGCCATGCTGAAAATGGCCCGCGACGGCATCGTGCCGGACGTACAAGGCGCCATCGGTCCGATGAAGCAGATCGAAGAAATGCGCAACTCCGGCTTCCCGATCGCCTACGTTGGCGACGTGGTCGGTACCGGTTCTTCGCGTAAATCGGCTACCAACTCGGTGCTGTGGTTCTTCGGCGACGACGTTCCTTTCGTGCCGAACAAGCGTGCCGGCGGCTTCTGCTTCGGCAGCAAGATCGCTCCGATCTTCTACAACACCATGGAAGATGCCGGCGCCCTGCCAATCGAGTTCGACGTTACCAACATGAACATGGGCGATGTCATCGACCTGTACCCGCATGCTGGCAAAGTCTGCAAACACGGCACCGACGAAGTCCTGACCACCTTCGAAATGAAGACCCCGGTACTGTTGGACGAAGTCCGTGCCGGCGGTCGTATTCCGCTGATCATCGGCCGCGGCCTGACCGATAAGGCTCGCGCCGAACTGGGCCTGCCAGCGTTCGACCTGTTCAAGAAACCGGATGCCCCGATCGAAAGCACCAAGGGTTTCACCCTGGCGCAAAAAATGGTCGGCAAGGCGTGCGGCGTAGAAGGTGTACGTCCGGGTACTTACTGCGAACCGAAAATGACCACCGTCGGTTCCCAGGACACCACCGGTCCGATGACCCGCGACGAACTGAAAGACCTGGCGTGCCTGGGCTTCTCGGCCGACCTGGTAATGCAGTCGTTCTGCCACACCGCGGCGTATCCAAAGCCGATCGACGTGACCACCCACCACACCCTGCCTGACTTCATGATGACCCGCGGCGGCGTTTCCCTGCGTCCGGGCGACGGCATCATCCACAGCTGGCTGAACCGCATGCTGCTGCCGGACACCGTCGGTACCGGTGGTGACTCCCACACCCGTTTCCCGATGGGCATTTCGTTCCCGGCCGGTTCCGGTCTGGTTGCGTTCGCTGCTGCCACCGGCGTGATGCCGCTGGACATGCCGGAATCGATCCTGGTGCGCTTCAAAGGCAAGATGCAACCGGGCGTCACCCTGCGCGACCTGGTTCACGCCATTCCTTACTTCGCGATTCAGGCTGGCCTGCTGACCGTCGAGAAGAAAGGCAAGAAGAACGCCTTCTCCGGCCGCATCCTGGAAATCGAAGGCCTGGACAACCTGAGCATCGAACAGGCTTTCGAGCTGTCCGACGCCTCGGCCGAACGTTCGGCTGCCGGTTGCACCATCAAGCTGTCGAAAGAGTCGATCACCGAATACCTGAGCTCCAACATCACCCTGCTGCGCTGGATGATCGGCGAAGGCTACGGCGATGCACGGACCCTGGAACGTCGTGCGCAAGCGATGGAAGCCTGGATTGCCAACCCTGAGTTGATGGTTGCCGATGCTGACGCCGAATACGCTGAAATCATCGAAATCGACCTGGCCGACATCAAGGAGCCTGTGCTCTGCGCGCCGAACGATCCGGACGACGCCCGTCTGCTGTCCAGCGTTGCTGGCGAGAAGATCGACGAAGTGTTCATCGGTTCGTGCATGACCAACATCGGTCACTTCCGCGCCGCCGGCAAGTTGCTGGAACAGGTCAAGGGTCAGCTGCCAACCCGTCTGTGGCTGTCGCCGCCGACCAAGATGGACGCTCACCAGCTGACCGAAGAAGGCTACTACGGCATCTACGGCAAGGCTGGCGCCCGCATGGAAATGCCAGGTTGCTCGCTGTGCATGGGTAACCAGGCACGCGTAGAGCCGAATTCGACAGTCGTGTCGACTTCGACCCGTAACTTCCCGAACCGTCTGGGTGACGGCGCGAACGTTTACCTGGCTTCGGCTGAGTTGGCGTCCGTTGCGTCCATCCTGGGTCGCCTGCCGACCGTCGAGGAGTACATGGAGTACGCTGGCAAGATCGACAGCATGGCGGCCGATGTCTACCGCTACCTGTCCTTCGACCAGATCGCCGAGTTCCGTGAAGCTGCTGCGAACGCCAACATCCCGGTCGTTCAAGCCTAA
- a CDS encoding tautomerase family protein: MPLVRVDIKKHQDPTHAKRIGQLIYAAMHSAIGVPENDNFQILAEHDEQHFIFDPGYLGINRTDNLVVIQITLSEGRTVEQKKLLYKTIAERLNAQLAVRLEDVFINLVEVKKENWSFGNGIAQYAI; encoded by the coding sequence ATGCCACTGGTTCGCGTCGATATCAAGAAGCATCAGGATCCCACCCACGCCAAACGCATCGGGCAATTGATCTACGCCGCCATGCACAGCGCCATTGGCGTGCCAGAGAACGATAATTTTCAGATTCTTGCCGAGCACGATGAACAGCATTTCATTTTCGATCCCGGCTATCTGGGTATCAACCGCACCGACAACCTGGTGGTGATTCAAATCACACTGAGCGAAGGCCGCACCGTCGAACAGAAAAAGTTGCTCTATAAAACCATCGCCGAGCGCCTTAATGCGCAACTGGCGGTACGACTGGAAGATGTTTTCATCAACCTGGTGGAAGTGAAGAAAGAGAACTGGTCGTTCGGCAACGGCATTGCTCAGTACGCCATCTGA
- a CDS encoding serine/threonine transporter, with protein sequence MNDQANSVDERFVAATPASLTRWNRHDTTWMLGLFGTAIGAGTLFLPINAGLGGFWPLLILAVLAFPMTFYAHRGLTRFVLSGREGADITEVVEEHFGIKAGALITLLYFFAIFPILLIYSVALTNTVGSFLEHQLHIMPPPRAVLSLVLILGLLAVVRCGEQAIIKAMSLMVYPFIVALLFLAVFLIPHWNGGILATASTLPEPSALLHTLWLAIPVMVFSFNHSPIISAFAVDQKRRYGDHAQERSSQILSRAHGLMVVMVLFFVFSCVLTLSPAQLAEAKAQNLSILSYLANHFSNPTIAFAAPLIAFVAISKSFLGHYIGASEGLKGLIVKSGKRPAPKTLDRMTAAFMLVVCWIVATLNPSILGMIETLGGPIIAAILFLMPMYAIRKVPAMARYRGQASNVFVTAVGLVAISALIYSLSA encoded by the coding sequence ATGAATGATCAGGCCAATAGCGTCGACGAACGCTTTGTAGCGGCGACACCAGCAAGCCTTACCCGCTGGAATCGCCATGACACCACCTGGATGCTGGGCCTGTTTGGCACGGCCATCGGGGCTGGCACGCTGTTTTTGCCGATCAATGCAGGTCTGGGCGGCTTCTGGCCGCTGCTGATCCTGGCAGTATTGGCGTTCCCCATGACATTTTACGCACACCGTGGCTTGACCCGCTTTGTGCTGTCCGGTCGCGAAGGCGCGGACATCACCGAAGTGGTGGAAGAGCACTTCGGGATCAAGGCCGGCGCGCTGATCACCTTGCTCTACTTCTTTGCGATCTTCCCGATCCTGCTGATCTACAGTGTGGCCCTGACCAACACCGTGGGCAGTTTTCTCGAGCATCAACTGCACATCATGCCACCCCCGCGCGCCGTACTGTCGCTGGTGCTGATCCTCGGCCTGCTGGCCGTGGTGCGTTGCGGCGAGCAAGCGATCATCAAGGCCATGAGCCTGATGGTCTATCCGTTTATCGTGGCCCTGCTGTTTCTCGCGGTGTTCCTGATTCCGCACTGGAACGGCGGCATCCTCGCCACCGCATCCACGCTGCCTGAACCCTCGGCGTTGTTGCACACCTTGTGGCTGGCGATTCCGGTGATGGTGTTTTCGTTCAACCACTCGCCGATCATCTCGGCGTTTGCAGTGGACCAGAAACGTCGTTACGGCGATCACGCCCAGGAGCGCAGTTCGCAGATCCTGTCCCGGGCCCACGGCTTGATGGTGGTGATGGTACTGTTTTTCGTGTTCAGCTGCGTGCTGACCCTGTCGCCGGCGCAACTGGCCGAGGCCAAGGCGCAGAACCTGTCGATCCTGTCCTACCTGGCTAACCACTTCAGCAATCCGACCATCGCCTTTGCGGCACCGTTGATTGCGTTCGTGGCAATTTCCAAGTCGTTCCTCGGTCACTACATTGGTGCCAGCGAAGGTCTTAAAGGACTGATCGTGAAGAGTGGCAAGCGCCCGGCACCGAAGACCCTGGACCGTATGACGGCGGCGTTCATGTTGGTGGTCTGCTGGATTGTTGCCACGCTGAACCCGAGCATCCTGGGGATGATCGAAACCCTGGGTGGCCCGATCATTGCGGCGATTCTGTTTTTGATGCCGATGTATGCCATCCGTAAAGTACCGGCGATGGCGCGTTATCGCGGTCAGGCTTCCAACGTCTTCGTGACGGCGGTGGGCCTGGTGGCTATTTCGGCGTTGATCTATTCGCTGAGTGCGTGA
- a CDS encoding DUF4822 domain-containing protein: MQKNNITSTLLLAAALLCPLSSFAQQAPAISDIRELASSPRWLTTKVYIEGAPQTDVKENYPGVVGISTWDPERNRYEFFYTDTGASKYNQGGGGYFFVTGDKKTHVLVPDVGSTKTVVRRLEALNTKEFTYSREVPRDMVENNPLVRIHVVHAPYTGTVVTQSAIKPGMDTN; this comes from the coding sequence ATGCAAAAAAACAACATCACTTCCACACTCCTTCTTGCCGCGGCATTGTTGTGTCCTTTGAGTAGCTTTGCGCAACAGGCCCCCGCCATTAGCGATATTCGGGAGCTGGCATCCTCTCCTCGGTGGCTGACAACCAAGGTCTATATAGAGGGCGCACCACAAACGGATGTCAAAGAAAATTATCCCGGGGTGGTCGGAATATCAACATGGGACCCCGAACGCAATCGCTATGAGTTCTTTTACACCGACACGGGTGCATCAAAGTACAACCAGGGAGGTGGCGGTTACTTCTTTGTCACCGGCGATAAAAAAACCCACGTCCTAGTGCCCGACGTTGGCTCAACCAAAACCGTGGTCAGGCGGCTGGAAGCGTTGAACACCAAAGAGTTCACCTATTCTCGCGAAGTGCCTCGCGACATGGTAGAGAATAACCCTCTGGTACGCATCCATGTCGTTCATGCCCCCTACACTGGAACAGTAGTTACACAGTCCGCCATTAAGCCAGGCATGGACACCAACTGA